From the genome of Terriglobia bacterium, one region includes:
- a CDS encoding IS5 family transposase — translation MRGDERVQEGMFSYVSLEQRVPQDHPLRAVRKLTDTVLRSLSPEFDALYADSGRPSIAPEYILRALLLQVFYSVRSERLLVEQIDYNLLFRWFVGLGMDDAVWNHAVFSKNRDRLLTSDVAQQFFAEVNKQAKRFMSDEHFTVDGTLIQAWASQKSFRSKDGGDDGDGTDFHGQKRSNKTHASTTDADARLYKKSYGKESKLSYLGHALVENRNGLIAAAMVTHADGYAERDAALLMLARKQEDRSRRITVGADKAYDSKDFVRTARELNVTPHVTKNDKGRSSNLDRRTTRQPGYAISLSRRWLVEKGFGWLKQTGPLRQVKLRGPEKVDWLFVFSCAAHNLIRLPRLMAQPPTTLREQCA, via the coding sequence ATGCGTGGAGACGAGCGAGTACAGGAGGGGATGTTCAGCTATGTTTCGTTGGAGCAGCGTGTGCCGCAAGATCATCCGCTGCGAGCGGTTCGCAAGCTGACGGATACGGTGCTTCGGAGTTTGAGCCCTGAGTTTGATGCGTTGTACGCGGACTCGGGGCGGCCATCGATCGCGCCGGAGTACATACTGCGTGCGCTGTTGTTGCAGGTGTTCTACTCGGTGCGTTCTGAGCGGTTGCTGGTCGAGCAGATCGATTACAACCTTCTGTTTCGCTGGTTTGTTGGCCTGGGCATGGACGACGCGGTATGGAACCACGCTGTGTTCTCGAAGAATCGCGACCGACTGTTGACCTCCGATGTGGCGCAGCAGTTCTTCGCCGAAGTGAACAAACAGGCTAAGCGGTTCATGTCCGACGAGCACTTCACTGTCGATGGAACGCTGATCCAGGCATGGGCCTCGCAGAAGAGCTTCCGCTCCAAGGATGGCGGCGATGACGGCGACGGCACGGATTTTCATGGCCAGAAGCGGAGCAACAAGACTCATGCATCGACCACCGACGCCGATGCGCGGCTGTACAAGAAGAGCTACGGCAAGGAGTCGAAGCTGAGCTATCTGGGTCATGCGCTGGTGGAGAACCGCAACGGCCTGATTGCCGCAGCGATGGTCACGCACGCCGACGGTTATGCCGAGCGAGACGCGGCGCTCTTGATGCTCGCGCGAAAGCAAGAGGATCGCTCACGCCGCATCACGGTCGGTGCAGACAAGGCTTACGACAGCAAGGATTTCGTGCGCACGGCGCGGGAGTTGAACGTGACACCCCATGTGACCAAGAACGACAAGGGCCGCAGCAGCAATCTGGACCGCAGAACTACACGGCAGCCTGGGTATGCCATAAGCCTGAGCCGGCGATGGCTGGTGGAGAAGGGCTTCGGATGGCTCAAGCAAACCGGCCCGCTGCGCCAGGTCAAGTTACGAGGTCCGGAGAAAGTGGACTGGCTGTTCGTGTTCAGTTGCGCGGCGCACAACTTAATCCGACTACCGAGACTCATGGCTCAACCACCGACAACACTTAGGGAGCAGTGTGCCTGA